The sequence CCAACCATCTGATTAAACGCTTTGTACCAAAGAGATTGAATCAATACATAGAAACGAAGCGAATACACAAAAAGCGAACAAAGCCTACAAACAGATCCGGCGAAGGATTCACTATACGAACAGAGAGAATCTCACCGGAAAATGAAGTAACGAGATCGGCGAGGGAGACGATCGAGGAAGGGACGAAGAAGTAAACCGATAAACGAGAGAAAAATGGGTGGACCACGATGACACTGTGGCTGCCGCTAAACACGGGACAGTTTCAACTTATTGGGCCTATGGGCTAAATTAAACTGCATCAGCCCAATTCTTTCCCTTCAAAGATAAGTCCAGTGGGTGAGAATTtaatcatttaaatatatatattttaattttaaagcaCCACTTTGTTTTGGTTAGGTGGACAAAAAACTCGAATCTAAAGAAACGAACGATCCAAAATGTAGTACCGAACCTGAATCAATATGggttcaaaaattttgtttaaagaaCCAAAACTGAACCCGATCCGACTGAAGTATTTCGGGTACCTAAATGTATCCGAaacagatttatatatataaatctattaattattttagatttaatatataaaagtatctaaaatatgtaagatattttgaaattcTCCAAAAGTAATTGtctaaaatagattaaaaaaatactcaagaaacaaaaaaacttgaaaTATTTGTTGATTCTATATCTAAGAGCAGGTCCATTGGGGGGTTGTAGTGATGGGTTCTAACGAAAAAAggggaaaaaataaatgaaaaatgaaataaagaGACAGAACCGGTTCTATATATGGAGGTTGAAGAATCAGTAAAAACCCATACGTGGCAGATGCATATTGACTTGAGAAAAGGTGAcctcttttcttctcttctctttcgtATTCGAtctgtttctctcttctttgatTCTCTCCGCGCTCGCATCTCCATCTATTTTTACTTCCTCATAGAGCAATTGGATAACCCCAAACCCCACTCAACGAATCTCCATCTCTCTTCGCGTTCGCATCTCTTTTTCCTCCTTTTCCTCTGCACATATAAATCCACGATGAGTATAATTTTTGGTGTAGCTAATGACATTGAAGCAGATAATCCAAGAGTTGCTTACctctgtataattttttttctgactCCTATAGCTCTGTTTTTACTGTAGAGAATATGTGTTTCTATATTATTCACAATAGATGGCAATTGCCAATATATACAATACAAGAGGTGAGAACTCTAGGTTAAGTCATTAACTAAGTTTCCTAAAGTTATGAAATCATAATCTCGACAATATCTCTTGTATATATCTAACacgccccctcaagatggagggAGAGGGATCACTCCAATCTTGCTGATGAGATCAAGGAACCGAGCACGAGTTAGAGGCTTAGTTAAGGCATCGGCAAGTTGATCTTTAGTATTGACGTGTGAGACACGCAGAGCTCCATGTTGTACTTGGCCCCGAACAAAATGATAGTCAATGGCAATGTGCTTCATGCGAGAGTGGAAAATAGGATTTGCACACAGAAAAGTAGCTCCAACGTTGTCGCAGTAGACAACAGGTGCTGCTGGTATAGCGACTCCAAGCTCAGTGAGAATATTGCATATCCAGCTCAACTCAGAAGCAGCATTTGCAACGGCCCGGTGAGGTCATTTGCAAGCAGCATTTGAAGTGAGAGATTGTGGAGGTCACTGGTGAGGTGATGAGTTGCACCAGAATCCATCAGCCAAGCGTTGCTCGGGTTGTGAGCTGAGATCGCCATGTTCGCTCTTGGCTGCCATGGACGGAAAGGCGAGGCAGGGTAGGCGTTTTGTGACGAGGGAGCGAACTGAGGGCATCTCCTGGCGCTGTGACCGAAGACGCTACAGATCTGACAGCGACCCTGATATCCTCTGTTTTGGTTAGTGTCGTTTGACTGTGATTGATAGGATTGTTGAGGCgccttgttgttgttgttgttgttgttccaGTTGCGGTTGTAGTTGCGGTGTTGTTGATTCTTCGGACGTGTGGTTGCAACATTAGCAGAGACCGGAACCGGAGTAACAACAGTCGCAGACAAGCTCAGCAGTTTGGCTTCCTTGTTGATGAGCTTCTCATGTATTTCAATGATAGATGGAGATGTGTCGCGGCCCTCGACCTGATCTGTGACAGACTTGTACTCTTCCGGGAGACCATCAATAACATATTCAATCttgtcttcatgatcaagtggTTTTCCAAGGAGAGCAAGCTGGTCAAATCGACTGGTTAAGCCACGCATGTATTCATCAATGGATTTGTCACCTTTGGTTTATTGCTTGAGCTGCAAGCGAAGCTGTTGAATGTGCCCGCGGCTTGGTGTTGCGTAGGTGGCGCTGAGAGACTTCCAAACATCTTGCGAGGTCTTTGTGTTGGTGACCAGGGTTTGGATCGACGGAGATAGCGTGCCAATAAGACCGCTGTAAATAAGACGGTCCTGGCGTCTCCATTTCGTATAGTCAGGATTCGGAACGGATTGACCATCAACCGTTATCATCTGATCTGGTGCAGGGATAGAACCATCAAGGTAGCCAGATACGTCATAGCCGTCTAGGAGAGCATGAACTTGAAGATTCCAAGTCATGAAGTTGGTAGTTGTGAGCATTGTGATGTTGATCATGTTGATGTTGAGCACACCTTGAACCACGTCAACCGCTGGAGCGTTGAAGGCCATAGTGaaatgaaagagaagaagagaagaagatttgaagaagGCGGctcaaaagaaaaatttagggcAATCGTTGGCTCTTGATATCATGTAGAGAATATGTGTTTCTATATTATTCACAATAGATGGCAATTGCCAATATATACAATACAAGAGGTGAGAACTCTAGGTTAAGTCATTAACTAAGTTTCCTAAAGTTATGAAATCATAATCTCGACAATATCTCTTGTATATATCTAACATTTACTGTGCAAGTGTTGTAGATAgagtttgataatttttttcatcTTGCTATAGGTCGCTTCCATGCCTTTGAGAGGGCTCATACAATGGATCCAACATCAAGTGGACGAGGAGACAGTAACCATGTGATAGAAAAAGACAATATGTTCCATGTAAAAAGTTGTTGTGTTTTGTATCTAGTGAAGTAACAACTTGTGTGATATGTTTCACGTTTGTTTTTGAAGTTGTACCGAACCAAATACAACTTGTTTACAACATGTAAAAAGTTGTTGTGTTTATAAGACTTCTTTCTTCTCACATTTTGATTCAAACCATTTGTTCCCGTATCTCACATTTTGCTTCTTTCTTTAAGACTTTGTTTTCTCACATTTCTTCACATTGTTTTCTCTACTTGTTATTATCTCTCTACTTGTTTCTTATCTTTATTGTTTCTTCACTTATCTCTTTAAGAAACAATTTGTTCTTCACATTTCTTCacttatctttttaaaatggcattttcttcttctaataatTTCGACGATATTGGAACACCCGATTTCGACTAATTGGTTTTTTCTCGTTTACGATtagtatttgtatttctttttttaatatgttgttatgtcatttctataaaaaaatatgtttcttttacttttaaatcattatacttcaaaaaaaaattaattaattaagaaCCCCTATGGGGTTCTCCCATTggaggaagaaaaaaataattcctCTAACCAAGGTTCTTAAGGAGACAAATCACTTTTTTactattaattaaatcaaaagaaCCCCTTAGGAGTTCTCATGGATGGAGATGGTCTAAATATTCAAGCCAAATCAATTTCTATGTTAAATTTAGGTATTTtggcatacattattcaaatctATAtgtgataaattatttttatttttatttttaggttttgagaaatttaaagtatatatgaattttaaatattttaaataatgtaaataggttattatatatgaaaatcaaaaccgaacccgcaaagatctgaaccggaatggaaccaaaatttataatctttaagCTTAGAAATTCGAAACCTTTaagttacaaataaaaaaaatctgaaacttCAATAGACCCGAACAGAATCCAAATGTGTACATGAACGTCTCACCCTACTTTTGGTTGCTAAAAAAAAAGCACTCCTTTGCTTTTTATTGATTGAGGTTATCTGAGCCGAAGTTCGATTAATTTCCTTAGAACACAGTACTGAAGATTAATCTGTTTTTATTGTTCTAGACAGCAGCAAGGCATTGTTTTGTTTAACTGTTATATCTGTAAATATCATTGTCAGGAACATATCTCCTATTCGCTTGCTTATATATGTAGGCATGCTGCATGCATATAATATGGGATAAGATTAGATACAAAAGAATACTcctatgtatgtatatattcaaATGTGCGATGAGTAGGAGATTACATAAACAGCCTTTTTCAACTGAGAGATAGAGGACACATAATGGAATTTGATTGGTAGGAGATTACTATGACCAATAACAGTCCTCCTCAAATAAGGTGAACCagcatattttgtttatatatataggacccactcattaatataatatacaaatctcagatctttttaaaaaatatagaaaaatgggACATCAATACGATTAAATTTATCATACGGACCTATGTGTATGCATCGATGTGGGTAGATGACATTGTTCTATTCAACCAATGTGTGTGCTCTGAGTTTACAATGGCCtgtcaaaatttaaaaactattgtGTTGGACTATGTGTTACCATATAAAAAGATTACTAAACTCTGAATATGTTTTATAATCAAATTTGTTGTCATGattattttctttacaaaagCATTTGCAATTTAAATAACGAAGACGTTACATACATCTATGACTCAAAGTCATACAGTTTAAGAGAATTATAAGGGAGAAACTAAGCATACATTTAGTTGAAACATATGAGAGTTGGAAACAAGttccaaaattaaaactataattAGTAGACCATGTTTTAGctagataaaaatttaataataaatctcTCGTTCACAACAAAACACAGGCTCTTGTACATACCTACACCTTCAGACATCATACAAAGagttgatttgaatttttttttttgccgactcaccatttttaaaaatcgaGATTGGCTGATAGTATTAAGATTGGCTGATACAACTTATTTGTGTGTACAAGTGCGTGTATGTGTAGCGTTAATCATCGTACGATATCGATATGCATGACTGGTTaacatgattttataaatactaaattaaatataaactcCACGATAATTAACAGATTGTAATTGTAGGAACTTTCAAAAGAATGAAACCTGGGACTTGTTGTTCTGAATCATGCATGATgtgcaaaaaataaaatagttgttcTGAATCGTTATCAAAAGTATAGATAATATTTAACTTGTTACTCTCTTATCTCaactatattaaaataaagaaggAAAAGAGACATAAATATGGTGCAAAAGATGGCAGAGAACAGAAAGATACACAGAGACTATCCaatgatttaaatgtatatatgCGCTAACCCTAGAACCACGTGGCGAATTACCATTCCTCCTCCTTTACCATTTCGGCTCAACGGAGAGAGACACAGAAAcactatagagagagagagagagagaaaggaagaggTAGAGTGTTTGAGAAGAGGGAGAGAAAGATAATTATGAATCAAGATGAGTGGGTGGGAACGCTAAGATACGCCGGTAAGGCGCAGGATAAGGTTTCCGTTGACACTCTCATGCTCCGTTACCGTCCGATCGCTCCAAAACCGACGACTGGTCAGCCATGCGATGCAGGAgacaacaacaagaacaacTCATACGGTATGAACAAACGAACCAAACGGAAGTACGTTAGGGTTTCAAAGAATAACAACACCACGTGTCGAGGAAAGAACAGATCTGACTTGTCTGATGATGGGGAACAAACTGGAGTCGTGACACTTCAACTCATGCCGGAAAAATCTGATCTTACAAGCGACTACACACCGTTAGATCCGATGGTGAAAACGATAACCGGAGAGGAAACACGAGAAACCAACACGTGGACCATGTTTAACGGAGGCGGCACGGCGGAGGTGGAGACGTGGGTGACGGTGAAGTCCGTTACCGGCGTATGTGACGGTAGTTCTAGTTTCCATGGGGTGAAGTGTACGGACGCTGAGATGGTGGATAAACTAAGTAAGGACACGTGTCCAGCGTTCGTATCGGATGCCTCGAACCGGGTGGTTTGGGTCAACGAGGCTTACAGGAGAAACATTTCCGGTGAAGATCCGTCATCGTTGTCGTTGCCGGATGTTACGGTGTGGTTGGTGATGGAGGAGTCGACGGTGGCGATGTATTGTAACTACAGAGCTTTCACGTGTAGGGTGAGGATGCAGTACACGTGGCAGGAGACAAAGTACACCAAAACGGTGCCGTGCGATGTGTGGAAAATGGAGTTTGGTGGCTTTGCATGGAGGCTAGACACAACAGCTGCTCTAACTCTCTGGCTTTAATGTTGCTTGCTACTTGAAGCAAGCTTGAAGCAGGATGGGTAAGAACTATAACGGTGAGCTATATGTGATCGAAAAGTGTGACTAGTCCCAAGCTTTTTAATCACTTTAGCAACTTTCTTTAAGCATATATAGATTATAGAGAAGCTTGAAGAAAGAACAAGTGATATGATAATGTTGAGAAGTATGAAGAAGCTAAGAATTCTTAAATATATAGAACATGCAGTAATAATGTCAAATGTTCATTGGCAAAGACTAAATAAAAAGATTCCATTGTATGATTTCCTACTaatgttggtttttatttttattttagatcgATAGACCTACTAAATATTTAACAGATCAGTGTGTTTTAATATATCTTCCGTTATTcataactattatatatatttcagaaTTGTTTATGCTGTGGAAAATGGATTTATATTATAGTATTTAAGGCATagtgaaaaataaatttgatctTAAGAAGAATATGTCATGGACATAATTATATACATTAGTTGAGACTTGAGAGACAGAACACATGAACTATATGGGGAGCCCTATTAGGTGTTATACTTGGTATTAAATCACTTCATTAAGCTTTCAATTTCCCCTCACTACTGACATACATACACCAAACAATCACGTActgttttatatacatatataaacatatacatcAACATATGTAAGTACAATTATATGCTTAATATTTCATGTCCTTGTAACGTGCACTTGTCTCTTCGTTATTGGAATACTCATATACAGCCTGTTTTATATGTGCATTTGAGGATTTACATTTTTGacatttctatatatatgttcttGGTGACTTTTAATTAGCATAATCTTAAACTCTTAACTAACCTGCTAACATGCCGCTCCTTAATATATGCATTCATACACCCATAATTTACGCGTATCTAGCAAATATATCTGTATTTGCATTTGCATACATTATGTAGTATAAATAAAGTACAGCACCACGTTCTCTATATTGAAAATCTATATTTTGAGCTTCATTCATGTGTACATTGCTATATATATGAGTcatttgacattcatatatatattttcatttattcttAGTGCATGCATGTACAATCTAGGAACGTTATATGAATTTGGTTGAATCGTTCAGACTGTATATGAAAAATGTGTGTATAGATAAACATTCCTAAGCTTACTTAAACGGTATTTTAACCAAATGTAATGACTAATGAGCATAACTAACTTTAGAAGCAATATCTTCGTGAGCTCTGCTTGTTCCATCATGTGGAGAAGCCTCATTGGTTGTGAAaaagtttacaaattttaaaaagaaaaacgcCAAAAGTAGTAATGTGGAGGGAGAATAAATAAAGTTATAACATTCACACACATATCAAGCATACACTTGGCATTTGATAAGAGTAAGACAGAAACCAATCAGCGTCTCCAGATTTCTCTCTTCAGCTGCCATCCCGACAAAGTTGATATAGGATCTGTTGATTGGTTCGGCCGTTCACGTGTCAAAATGAGCTTTAAATCGGGCCGTACGTTATGTCAAGTGTTTTGTGCTCGCGTGTATCGAAACAGTCTCTCTCCATTGCGATGGAATTTTTGATAGAAGAGTCGAGAGAAAACGAATGAATTCCTTTCACGTGTGTGAAAATCACATAAACAGTGTtttagtaaaaaagaaaaaaaatacagttATAGTGGTGTTGACTCTTTTGGTAAAAAAGAAACTACTTATCCAGTTACCCAGCCTGATTAAATGGTTGGCTTACAGTTTTCCAGACTTTATAATTAAGCTCCCAAGTAAAGGACACACACGAAGGACATAAATAAGCTTAAATTGTACACTACCATGCatgaaagattttttaaaaagttaaaccaaactaaaacaaattataGCACCTCTGGAGGGCCCTCTATAGAGCGTAGAGACGAATGGTATCTGACATAGCATTTGCTTCTATAATCCAAAGAAAGTATTGATTGATCAAATGTAGTACTGTTTGTGCGGTCGAAGTAGGTGTCTACTGGTGTGAGAGGCTCCACGTGTACTGTCGCTTTCGATAGTGGTATAATAGATGGAGGCCTCTCACTGGTCTCGACGTTCATATCACATGGTTGGACCAAAATCTCGACGTTCCCATCACCATAGCTACGCTAACATATAGCATCATCCTTCGGGGAGAAAGCTATTAACCCGGATCCGATATCCAAATCCAAAATCCGATTCAACaaattgaattgttttgtaCATATATGATCTTATTGTATAGGTATAAGCTGGTTTTAATTGTTGTcttatatatcaaattatataataatccGTGCGCATGCGCGGAGTAAGTTTTTTATAGTaatatttgttcattaaatgatattaatattttacaacactaatttttttatcgatCGTAAAATAACGAATACAAATGAttggtctcttaaatgtatcatcgttgttgaagagtgaacgtattacatctcattttaattatttttaagatttcatatccacaaaagaaaactaaattttgcggctgacacaaatcaccaaaaccagataggcaacatcgattgtaagATTATGACTATCCACAAGTGATTtaattttctacctctataaaattatGCGTTCGTTCTCGTTTGTGTTTCActgatatgagttttgtttcttttttaaaccTCTTCAATGATGCGGTAAATTATAtaagtattaatttaaaaaaatggacgtCTGCAAAAGTTTAGTTGCAttccagatacatatctaagaatcaaatttttgaagaaaatcaccggCCAACTCTATTCACAGGTTAGTgttaaaatctaatatatcaagctgtaacaaaatataaatccagactcgaaatataaatgtatgtctagtatatattcataGTTCGgtttaaaaatcatctaattccagaacaacaaaacaaattatttattttatcaaccTACGCTTTTGAGGTTTAATTACTCAAGAGTATatcgataaaaaaaatatatataatattttaccattctagtataggtaaattatgtataaactaagaaatgttttatttattaaacgaTAAACcataaacttataataaatagtttaaatctcacattcttacaattataatagctagataaGATATTatggagaaacaaatattagacgaatgatGAAATCCCTCATTattcgaacaaactcaaaatgAGTTGATGGAATCttatcatgatatttcattaaaatatttagagaaataaaaataaagactaaattatttaacctgaatgaaataatatatatagtgcttccaatattaaaaatcactttgatttgaagaagtgtatTTATGGGATTGtaggatcaaataacatattagaaaccacctattaaaaaataaattgtatacataaaagtatatacattaaaGTAAGCAcgtaaatcaaaaccaataccttttgtttatttacaatcatgtttttggtaaacaaatcaaaacaatcattttatttactttatatggtatataattaaaaccttagggatattgacatagatatatgtagtgtattttaatataaatatttattattgacacttcctactcatatgattttattaacatttttatatttgttgtaacaaaaatttaaaccattaattttttttttttacagcaaacaattcacagactcatattgactctgtaaaccaaattggtaactctgcatccatgtgtacgacgaaagacggttgatGTCGggcactgcgtgctaagctatccgcctttTGATTCGCCGTTCTTGGTACATGAACGATCTCTGAGTTGTGGAAGCTTCTTCTCAAAAACCATTAATCAtaaaacttttaatgtgagatttttcaatacaaatttcaaattaaaatacgaagacttaataatttttcaatgcaaaattttcaattaacatatttttatatagtatataatttaatatatatatatatatatgagatttcatattcataagatttatgatcatttgtatcttgcttgaacaaaaaaagttaaaccattgatcacaaaattttcaatgtgagatttttatcatttttagtaatttatagtggttttaaaaaatccaaaataaaacatataagaaaaattataattttttttattatatgcttaatgtaattttttatattttttaataataaaataaacaaaaatgagagagaatacaaaaattgttattaaatatgtattattcataatcattaattgccatatatatgtttatcatattaagtaattctgcaacttttatttaagaaaataattaagaatatttttttgtaaactactaatcaatttgatagttagtttaataaaaatataatatatatttatatgtaccaacttatttttttaaagattctaagaatcatcataaTGATGACATGCGAcacgaaaacatgttgtaatgctccatgattaatatatatgagatttattttgaaaatattatccaCTTTTTATTATTGAAGTGAAATATATCTAAtaatcatgttttattttttttcctaaaacacTGCACACAATCTACaaacacttatataacattaattacaTTACAGTTCATCAACAACAAATGATATTTCTGACATTTCGTTGAAGTTCaaattttatacttttttgtttttctataaaCTTTTAATAAATACATGAAAACATTAGTAAATCTTATCtctgatttttttgttgttgtcagCTATCCATATCACTAGATCAAACTCTAATAAgagcattaaaaatatattatctggATGTATGCATAGATTAGATTAATTTCCTCGTCCAGAAAAACATGGACCATATATCAAGAAccaaaaggatttttttttaatcaaataatgaGGTACCTAATCGATTAAAACATAGTCATATTTAAATTCTACCATggcatatttatttttgaacttaTTCAACAAGTTATGAATAAATATGCACACACgcttttcatataattttaaaataatatatatttgtatcaatCTAATAATCCCTAAAATAGATAGTAACATTTACTCTTATCATTCGATTATTCTTTTATTATCAAAACAGTTCTTTCGATTATTTCTTTGATTATTTGTAACTGAATTTTCGAAATCAGTAAACCCTAATTTGAATTTCTGGGTTGTGTACtgcaagggaagaagatgacaACAGACGAGAATCTACCTGACATCAAAATTCAATGGCGTCCAAGGTTATAATTTCCCCAATCATACGGCGCTGTTCCCTGTCATCACCACCTGTCTACCGCCACTGCTTCTGCTAACTCTACATCAGATGAATCGGGGATCATGATGAAAGGAGTTCGAATTTCAAGTAGACCTCTTAATCCGGATATGCAATCGACGCGGTGAAGGCGTCTTCCATGGTAGTAATGGATGGTTTCAGTGAAATTTGAGatgatacataaatattttatagatgCATATGTTTGCTAATTTTTGTGTGAGAAAACAGTTGAAAATTGACGAATTTGGGTTTCGTGAATGGCTGGTATTAAGTTGGATTGTGAGGGTTTTGTGGAGCAGTGGAGATGATAATGCATATTAAAATAGTGAGACTGCTTTTCTGAACAAAAAAGTTGTTCTCTTTCAGAATGTAAGAAACTATGTTGCCAAGCATATCCTGCAATTAGGTCTCTTACTTACTGGTTTTTGCTATTATCAGCAGATTTGAAATATCATTCTCATGTTTGAAAGTTGTACTCTCTGCATTTTCCAAATTGAGTCATGTAGGGAAGTTATTGAAAGTCATACACATATACGAGGCTTGATACAAATGAAAGACAGCTGCACCTCCTACCATCATACATCACTCTCACAAGAGTCAAACATTACAGATTTAGAATAATTCATCTTATCCCACCCGAAGATAATCCACTCTTTCTGGTCTACATGGATATGTACTTTTGTGATGCTATATTTTATTGCCTGAACATTGAAGATATTAAAACATTGTTTATCATTCCAATACGTTACCAGAACACCAGAACTTCTGCACAGTGGTCTAGTAGTTCCTCTTATTAGACTATCAACAATGGCAGTAAAGATTCAACATCATAATTGTAACGGCCCGGTTCATGGCCCAAAAATTCTCATAAAAGATTGGGCTTCTCTACGGCCCATTTGACAAAAACCTAGGGTTCCCTTCACCctttcctataaaaagagatgcagccccttcttttctctcatttctgaaacttgagcgaagctctgcagagatttagagagactaggaaaccctagccgtcaagcttttcttttcctcttctctcttcttctctcacgcctctctttctctctctctccgtgatctctcttctctctccttgCCGCGAGCCCCCCAAGAGCAAGCCGAGCCGccagtggtggtggtggtggacgtCCAAGGGGTGGTGGGGCGATCGTCCGAGTGTGGTGATGGTGGTGGCTGTGTGGTGTTGTGGTGGTGACCAGATctcgtctctctcttgtttacttgttccagatctgttcagatctcctctcccttgtctcttgttcccagatccggatccagatctaggctaaggtggagtgtTTCGAACCCAACCTTCTTTCATGGTTCTGTATACTCCTATATGTTGGGGTTAGGCTTGATTAGACCCTGTTTGGGAGTTAGGTTGATAGTACATGGTATtgctaggatgatagatgaatggatcatgatgcataagaaccctcatgTTGATAAATGGGACTTGATGAACTGAATTGAATTGTTGTGGTAATGGCTGATTGGTAGTTGATACTTGTATGTTGGTTGTGTTGTTCCATGCGTGGTTGTGATTGAAGTTAGGATGCTAGAGAGAAATAAAtgctaggatgatagatgaacaatgattataaaagttattgaatAGAACTTGAAtgcgatgtgtattgtgtgtgacaccgataacgggtggcgtctagtgattGAGTCCAAGTACAAGTAGAAATGAAAAGGGGAAGTAATTGGGAATGGAAAGGGTTAAGTGAAAGCGATAAGGAAGTGAAAGGATAAGTAAAAGTATGAAAGAATGTTGTTAaggttaagcatgggtgggAAAGCATATAGAGAGTCTAAGGTTTGTAGGTGGGGTAAGTAgtccacgctaggtatccataggagatgtggcgaatccacatgaatatggaagcacccataggagatgtggcgaatcc is a genomic window of Brassica napus cultivar Da-Ae chromosome A2, Da-Ae, whole genome shotgun sequence containing:
- the LOC106401995 gene encoding uncharacterized protein LOC106401995 gives rise to the protein MNQDEWVGTLRYAGKAQDKVSVDTLMLRYRPIAPKPTTGQPCDAGDNNKNNSYGMNKRTKRKYVRVSKNNNTTCRGKNRSDLSDDGEQTGVVTLQLMPEKSDLTSDYTPLDPMVKTITGEETRETNTWTMFNGGGTAEVETWVTVKSVTGVCDGSSSFHGVKCTDAEMVDKLSKDTCPAFVSDASNRVVWVNEAYRRNISGEDPSSLSLPDVTVWLVMEESTVAMYCNYRAFTCRVRMQYTWQETKYTKTVPCDVWKMEFGGFAWRLDTTAALTLWL